The window ATTGGTAATACTACAGAACCACGAAACAAGAATAACAAAAGAGGTCTTTAGAAAAACAAGATCAAAGCATGCCAAGATAGTTGATCAACCAGGAACTTACACACTTAATAGTCAATACAACATCCAACAGAGTGCATAACAGAATCAAAAAAAGAAGATAGCATGCAACTCACAAACCCATGGAAATTCGTGATCTGAAATCAACAAAATATGATCTCAAGCCCGAATCTAACTGAAAAACAAAAACGAACAAAACCTGACCTATTGTAAGTGTCAAATTATACAAGTATGAGCCACACACACCTCACATTGCCCGATTAAGCCCCAAAACCATCAATCCCAACTGCATATTACTCGAAGAAATCACAAATCAACTTAAAGCAACAAAGAATTTCAAGATCTCTAAGAACCCGGATTATTTCAACCAACCCAAACAGCCAACCGCTAACAAATCTCACCGCGATAATCACTAAATCCTACACAATCAGACCAAAAATAAAAATTAAATAAAAAAAATACTGGAAAATAGTGAAACATAAACAGTAGATTAAAGAGTGTGGAGACTCGTAGACGACGACTCTCCTCGTCGGAGGTGCTAGATTAAAACCACATTGATTATAATCCTACTCAGTGATTTAGTCGGCGAAAGGAAAATCAAAATCAAAATCGCACAAGAAAAGAGGTTCAGAATCAAATTCACAGATAACGATAGGAATCTTGATCGGAGAAGAAGAGAGAGGTTTAACCTGAGATGTTGGGATGATCGACGCAGAGAGAAGCGGAGGTGTTTTGAATTTTGATTCCTCTATTTCTTGCTGACGAGACGGAGGGTTTCGGTTTGGCGCTGTGTCAAGGTTTTTAAAGGATTCGGTGTGGGGTCCGCAAGGATCACTTTATTGTGCCACGTGGGCATAGTTGGAGTCCTCTGTGGCGTTGCTAGTGCGAGAGAGTTGCAGATAGTCTTCGCCGGGGTTTTTGGGAATTTATGGGTCTGAAGCTATAAATGCGTTTACTTATTTAGAATAAATTTTAGAGTCGTCCAACGTATTAGTATTTTACTAAATATGAATCTTAAATGATGTGACAAAAACAAAATTTTCAAATAGCCCATTGCTCTCCGCTTTCCGTGAAGCCTCATACTAAAGCACTAGACTTCGTGAAGTAAGCAACATTGACCCAGCGGGGAGGTGTCATGGTGTCATGGTGTGGGTCGAACCTAGATGCTTGGGCCTCAGTTCTTTTGGTCTGCAGTTTGTAGTGTCAAGCTAGTCAGGACAGCTGCTTGCCCTAGGGTCGTATAGGAATAAAGGTTTTTTTTTCCCCGAATTTTTCAGTTGTAGTTTCAGATTGTCTCCTTTTTCGGACTTTAGTTTTAGTATTTCCTTTATGTCAAAGCTTGTTTATCTCCCGCTTGACTATTGTCAGTATAGGCTTTGCCTAATGAAGTTCCCTAAAAAAATTGATCCGGCAGAAGCCACCTTAAGACTTTTGTTTATCAACCTTATACACGCGGATACCAATTTAAGAAAATAAGTTCAGGAAATCTTTCATTAAAAAAGAAGAAGGAAACAGAAGAAAAAAAAAACAACTGTAGGTACCCAACAACCCTAAGCAAACAACCCTAATTTGCTAGCAAGCCCCCATGATATGAATCAACCCTAGCTTCTCTCATGAACTGTAGGTAGTAGGTACCCTGCCATTATGTAATTCCATGAAGCTTCACGGAATTTGTAGACAAACAGATTGTTTATCTATAGTGTTGGACTTCCGATTGAATCACTAACAAGAAGCTGGTCACTCTAACAAGTGATAGGTTTTCATCTAGGCAGTTTGGAACCTGTATAAGAATATAGTAGGTCCGAGATTTGATAATCCTCTAATATAATCAAAACATGACTTAGGTCGGTGAATTTGATTTATGATTAGGGTGGGTTTGGAACTTGATTATCCTCTTCTAGTGGCGAAGATCGTTAAGAAGAAAGAATATGAGTAAGCAGGAGACAGAGATATGCCCTGTGAGAAAAAAAAGTTGGTTTTTGCTAGAGACTCTAGTATTAACCCTAGAGACTCAGTTCCTCAACTTTACACAAGTAATCTTCTATTCATGACCACCCATTTCCCGCCGTTATAGCATTCTTTCAGATGATAGCCATAGAGGGAGTGCTTGCTATCATCAATTAAACTCTGTTATGCAAGACTTTCTCTTGAACTTTAAGAAAAGCTTCATATTTCTTGCAGAAGGCCTAGTATTCGTTTATTCAAAACACTGGTTAGGTCTTCTGCCCAGAAACAAAAAATCTAGCCATCTACAATGCAGAATAGGACACAGAAAAGGAAGGTAAAGGAGCACATGTAAAAGTTATAGGTAACTTTTGTTTAATTTCTTCCTGTAATGTCACTTCTACAAAACTTGAGTGCAAACAGAAGTTGCTTCAAACCCCTGGAACTAAAGGTAGGTGGTGGGGAGAGATTTGAAAGGGTTAGGATCTGGATAGGTCATGGTTTCAATCCCATCCAATGTGCAAAAAGAATAAAACAATGATTCTATCCATATTTTTTGTTAGAAAGAGAAAATGAAATTACTTCCCAAAAGTTCCTGCATAGATTGTAGCAAAGGAATATGGACATCTCACTTCTTAGTCTCCTTTGACATGTTGTCGCACCAGTATAAATCCAAATGATGCCACTAAAGAAACCAAGTACCCAGCAATGGCTCCATAACTTACACAAATAGGCCACTCCTGCAAAATAATAAAAGTTCTCAAACATTGAACATGCATGCTAAATTGGTCACAGACTAATTTAGATTCAAACTTTCTTTGAGGAACACATTATGTTGTCTTCCATCAACTCCCTCTACCCGAAAACAACATTTTCAGTCATACAAGATCAGTATGCGCATGCAAATGACTTAAGAAGGAAATCACAGATAGAAAAGGAGGAGGACCAAAGAACTTAGAGACATGGACATACAAAGGAAAAGAAATCGAGAAGGCAACCAAATAGAAACATATAAACATTCGTTTGGCGGACAGATGGACAGTTATGGCCCTTGAACTTCATTTGATTTGCAGAGATGGCAGAAAGATGCCCGTTTGCAATAAATAATATATATAGTAACCTAATCAAGGTGAATTCAGAATAAATTTTCTGACACTAGAAAATAACATAAAAGACTTCAGTAGTTCAGATTTATAATGTGGAAACAAAATCACAACAATTCATTCTGTAAAAAGACAGAGAAGATGAGACCACAGAAGAAGAAGAAAATTCATCACAGATAATTTTGCACATGAAGCAAACCAGGAAGCAATGAGGAAAAAATACAAAAGAGGAAGGTGATAGTACCTGCCATGGTCTTTCCCAATCAAGCGGTACTGGCCATGCCCCTAACCAAGCTCCGATAACAACTCCATGTGCAGGTAGACAAATCATATAATCTACAGGATCATTTGGCCTGCAAGTTCATAATCGAGGAAAGAGCGAATACAAGTTCAGAACAACTGCATCCAGTAATCGTTTTACATTGCAAATCAATTATACACATTAAACATGGGAAAACAAGAGAAAGAAGAGCAACGAATGGTAGGAAACTTGCTTTGTACATGCAAATATACGTTGCCAATCTGTCCATGAAGAACCAAAAACAGAAGCTGCAGGTACAATCTGCCCAAAACACACAAACTAAGTTAAAAAAATGCATCAAAGTTTAGCATAAAAAGTGAGGGAACGATTCATCGGAAAATTTATTTGTTCAATGGTTCTTTGGGAAGAAGAAAACAACAAAATTAAAATAAATATGCAGAACAGGTGAAAGAGCATAAGAAGAAATCAGTAAGCTAGCAAGATTCCTTTCAGTATATATGCAGTTCGTTAACATATACAACTATAATCTACTACATGCAGTAATGAGCGCCCTATAGTAACAATAATAAATAGCAGTTGGATGACACTTGAAGAAAGTAGAAAATAATAAGAAACACTAGGAAAGACGAAACCAAATAATGAAATCCAGTCTAAAAGACACTTACTGTGAACAGTGACATCATAAGAGACCAGTTAATGGTCTTTGGCAGATACCTGTTAAGAAACGCAACAAAATTGTAACTAATTGAATACAAAAATTCTATCAGGTGGACCATGTAAGAAATGGGTAGGATAAATTAACAAGGACAATGTATCAAATGGACAATTATCATGGACAATTTACGGTCCTTGGTAATTACGAAAGCAGGACTCCAGTTGAGGTTGAATATTCATGTTTGTCCTGAAGGAATCGTAAATACCAGCTAAATTGACCCAACCAGGAAATTCCACCCTCAACTGCGACTTCTGCTTTCAGAGTTCTGCTAGAAAATAACATTTCCTAAAGAGATCACAGTGCACATACTGGATGCCAACAGGTGCTCCCAACGCAATTGCTCCTAATGCATTTACCACAGCCCCTACAGTGTGCAAGACAATAGACCATGACTTTTCTTACCAAGCGTTTCCCGAAAAGAATTCTAAAAAGAGATTTTTGCCAGTATAAGTTCAACAGAAAGGCCGTAACTCACAAGCAGCACACTAAATAAACAAACAGAATATCATTAACCAAACATATTCCATATTAGCTCGACATCATTATACATAGAGAACGGTCACAACTTTCAGATGTAACAATTATATAATGAAAACCAAGGATTAGAAAATACTAGTGACAGCCCATGCACGCCTTAAATTTCATACATAGATCACACAAAAATTGCACAAGATGAAGTTCAAATGTGGACTAACCAGCAGGCAGTCCCAGCAGGCCACGTCCCACGGCTTTCCAGTACTGCACAATGCCATCACAACAATCAAAAGAAACTGTAAGAAGACTTGTTCAATTTACAGAAGACTTGTTCCTAGCAAAACTTGATCAATTTTACCACCCAAAACTGTAAGAACTTACGGAGCATCGTTCTTGGTCTTTCCGGTAGCGGCTGTAAAGAAGGATCACGGTTGGGCATTGAAAGGCCTTTGGAAACAGAAAACCCAAAACAGATTAGACAGGAAATGAAACCGAGGTTTGAAAATGGGTACAGAAAGGAAAAATGAGACGAGGGAAACTGAGGTACCCAGATCAGACCGAGGACGTGAGAAGGATGGGAGGTGAGGTTGATGAAATGGACATTATTGGCCACCGAGAAACAGAGAGCTAATCCTAAGCCGATGGTCAGGTGGACCAGCAGCGCCTCTGATGCTGATACTGAGATTGAGGAGGCTCTGGCGCCCATCTTGTTCTTCTTCTGCTTCATTCTTCCTAATTCGTGTTTGGTTTGCTTCCGCAAATTGAAGTAAAAAGATGCAAGTTTTTGCGTTTTTTGTTTTTGTTTTTTTTGTTTTACTTTTCCTGGTTCCGGAGTCTTTTTCTTTTCAAGAGTTTTGTACCACACCCCTTCACTTTTGCTTAATTGCACACTTCAACAGTTTTGTTTGGGAGAAATGGGGTGGGCACCGGGTTGGTGTGCTGCAGTGTGCGGGTTATGGCTCAAACCTAATCTAATTTACTTCATCCGGTTCGATAATTTTTTAAACCAGATCTACATTACGAAATACTCAAATCGGATATATGGGTGACCCGCTTTCTGGTTTAGTTTTGGTGTGGTTTCAGATTAAATTCTGTTTATCTAATAAATCTATACTAGACAATTTCATTAACACAAGAAAATTAAATGAACACCATCAGCTTTACTAATGCAAATAAATTTAGTCTAAATTAAGTCTAACATAACAACACAAAAACTTAAATATAATGGAAAAACATTAGACTTGCCAAGTTTAAATAAAGGGAAAATTTTAAGAACAGTATATGACAAATTGTCCACTCTTAATTTTAGTATTTTAAGTTTTAAAACAATCATAACGGTACATGAACTTGTAATCTCAACCGAAAATATATACATACTGTTACATTCTCCGTTATCTAACGTGTTTTCCGTTAAACTTTGAGGGGCAAATCTGTCACTTCTTAATTTAGCAGTAATAAATTATTAAAATCAATAATTAAATTAATAATTAATAAGGAGAGGGAAATAAGAAATGAAAAAAATAATTGTTGTCTCTCTTTTTCGTTCCCCGAT of the Fragaria vesca subsp. vesca linkage group LG6, FraVesHawaii_1.0, whole genome shotgun sequence genome contains:
- the LOC101297268 gene encoding glycosylphosphatidylinositol anchor biosynthesis protein 11-like — its product is MKQKKNKMGARASSISVSASEALLVHLTIGLGLALCFSVANNVHFINLTSHPSHVLGLIWAFQCPTVILLYSRYRKDQERCSYWKAVGRGLLGLPAGAVVNALGAIALGAPVGIQYLPKTINWSLMMSLFTIVPAASVFGSSWTDWQRIFACTKPNDPVDYMICLPAHGVVIGAWLGAWPVPLDWERPWQEWPICVSYGAIAGYLVSLVASFGFILVRQHVKGD